A genomic stretch from Sphingomonas faeni includes:
- a CDS encoding L,D-transpeptidase, whose protein sequence is MTTRRLTCSLALALVFATTASAQLPPSIDGRIEQLKPGEYLWAPEIAPAGPVTVIVSLAAQKAYAYRNGVAIGVSTVSTGSDGHATPTGVFTVLQKDVDHVSNLYKDAAMPFMQRLTWDGIAMHAGNLPGYPASHGCIRLPPAFAKLLFGITRLGITVVITQDARVPVVAAKPGMLTSAGSAGGDFVWNPALSPKGPVSIVISGRDKRVVVLRNGIEIGSGAIAFDAPIERTAAFTLQSIDADGEHWLRLPLPGDPRTGELTAEDRAKGHLAEGFRAALATVTTPGTTLLVTRETLASAGTGTPVTIIEATGQ, encoded by the coding sequence ATGACGACGCGCCGCCTGACGTGCAGCCTCGCGCTCGCCCTTGTTTTCGCGACCACGGCTTCGGCGCAGCTACCGCCGAGCATCGACGGCCGGATCGAGCAGCTCAAGCCCGGCGAATATCTCTGGGCGCCCGAGATAGCACCCGCCGGCCCCGTCACGGTGATCGTCAGCCTCGCCGCGCAAAAGGCCTATGCCTACCGCAACGGCGTGGCGATCGGGGTCTCGACCGTATCGACCGGCAGCGACGGCCATGCGACGCCGACCGGGGTCTTCACCGTGCTCCAGAAGGACGTGGATCACGTATCGAACCTCTACAAGGACGCAGCGATGCCGTTCATGCAGCGGCTCACCTGGGACGGCATCGCGATGCACGCGGGCAATCTGCCGGGCTATCCGGCGTCGCATGGCTGCATCCGCCTCCCGCCCGCGTTCGCAAAACTGCTGTTCGGGATCACCCGGCTCGGGATCACCGTCGTCATCACGCAGGACGCGCGCGTTCCGGTGGTGGCCGCCAAGCCGGGCATGCTGACGTCGGCGGGATCGGCGGGCGGGGACTTCGTGTGGAACCCGGCGCTGTCGCCCAAGGGGCCGGTCTCGATCGTGATCAGCGGGCGCGACAAGCGGGTGGTCGTGCTGCGCAACGGGATCGAGATCGGCTCCGGCGCGATCGCGTTCGATGCGCCGATCGAGCGGACCGCCGCGTTCACGCTGCAATCGATCGATGCGGACGGCGAGCATTGGTTGCGCCTGCCATTGCCCGGCGATCCGAGAACCGGCGAACTGACCGCCGAAGACCGCGCCAAGGGGCATCTGGCGGAAGGGTTTCGCGCCGCGCTGGCGACCGTGACGACGCCTGGTACGACGCTGCTGGTGACGCGCGAGACACTGGCGAGCGCGGGCACCGGTACTCCCGTCACGATTATCGAAGCCACCGGGCAATGA
- a CDS encoding cytochrome ubiquinol oxidase subunit I, whose translation MDLGVIDLSRLQFALTALYHFLFVPLTLGLSMMLVIMEAVYVMTNRPIWRVITRFWGRIFAINFVLGVATGLTMEFQFGTNWSYFSHYVGDIFGAPLAIEGLMAFFLEATFVGLMFFGWERLSKLGHLTVTCMVALGTNLSALWILVANGWMQNPTGAEFNTDTMRMEVSDFGAVLFNPIAQAKFVHTVSAGYVCASVVVLGISAFWLLKGRYTAVARRSMTVAAAFGLAGSLSVVVLGDESGYALTDNQKMKLAAIEAAWHTAPAPAGLTLFGLPDVAAHETRYEVQVPWVLGLIATRSLDKEVTGMSELVLKAQERITSGVIAYDAVEHLKIDRTDVAQRARFEAHKRDLGYALLLKRHVADPRMASPQLIAATAWDVVPNVPLMFWSFRIMAFIGFFMIALFGAAFVLTSLRLHTQTRWFLKLAVIAIPLPWIAIELGWMLAEIGRQPWAIEGVLPTFLAASSLTRGVLWTTIIGFTAIYGTLAVIEVRLILATIRKGPFEHDEDPKPVAGLVPTTPPILPLAA comes from the coding sequence ATGGACCTTGGGGTCATCGATCTGTCGCGGCTGCAATTCGCGCTGACCGCCCTGTACCATTTCCTGTTCGTACCGCTGACGCTCGGGCTGTCGATGATGCTGGTCATCATGGAAGCCGTGTACGTGATGACGAACCGGCCGATCTGGCGGGTCATCACGCGGTTCTGGGGCCGGATCTTCGCGATCAACTTCGTACTGGGCGTCGCCACCGGGCTGACGATGGAATTCCAGTTCGGTACCAACTGGTCGTATTTCTCGCATTATGTCGGCGACATCTTCGGCGCGCCGCTCGCGATCGAGGGGCTGATGGCGTTCTTCCTCGAGGCGACGTTCGTCGGGCTGATGTTCTTCGGCTGGGAGCGCCTGTCGAAGCTCGGCCATCTGACGGTCACGTGCATGGTCGCGCTCGGCACCAATTTGTCGGCGCTGTGGATCCTCGTCGCGAACGGCTGGATGCAGAACCCGACCGGCGCGGAGTTCAACACCGACACGATGCGGATGGAGGTCAGCGATTTCGGCGCGGTGCTGTTCAACCCGATCGCTCAGGCGAAATTCGTCCACACCGTCAGCGCGGGCTATGTCTGCGCCTCGGTCGTGGTGCTCGGCATCTCGGCCTTCTGGCTGCTGAAGGGCCGCTACACCGCGGTCGCCCGCCGTTCGATGACCGTCGCCGCAGCATTCGGGCTCGCCGGATCGCTGTCGGTTGTCGTGCTCGGCGACGAGAGCGGCTACGCGCTGACCGACAACCAGAAGATGAAGCTCGCCGCGATCGAGGCCGCGTGGCACACCGCCCCCGCCCCCGCCGGGCTGACGCTGTTCGGCTTGCCCGACGTCGCCGCGCACGAGACGCGGTACGAGGTGCAGGTGCCCTGGGTACTCGGCCTGATCGCGACGCGCAGCCTCGACAAGGAGGTGACGGGAATGTCCGAACTGGTGCTGAAGGCGCAGGAGCGAATCACCTCGGGCGTCATCGCCTATGACGCGGTCGAGCATCTCAAGATCGACCGCACCGACGTCGCGCAGCGTGCCCGGTTTGAGGCGCACAAGCGCGACCTCGGCTATGCTTTGCTCCTGAAGCGCCACGTCGCCGATCCCCGGATGGCGAGCCCACAACTGATCGCCGCGACCGCATGGGACGTGGTGCCGAACGTGCCGCTGATGTTCTGGAGCTTCCGGATCATGGCGTTCATCGGCTTCTTCATGATCGCGCTCTTCGGTGCCGCGTTCGTCCTGACCTCGCTCAGGCTGCACACGCAGACGCGCTGGTTCCTCAAGCTCGCGGTCATCGCGATCCCGCTGCCATGGATCGCGATCGAGTTGGGCTGGATGCTTGCCGAGATCGGTCGCCAGCCCTGGGCGATCGAAGGCGTCCTCCCGACCTTCCTCGCGGCTTCGTCGCTGACCCGCGGGGTGCTGTGGACGACCATCATCGGCTTCACCGCGATCTACGGCACGCTGGCGGTGATCGAGGTGCGGCTGATCCTCGCGACGATCCGAAAAGGGCCGTTCGAGCATGACGAGGATCCGAAGCCCGTCGCCGGCCTCGTTCCCACGACGCCTCCCATTCTCCCCCTGGCCGCCTGA
- a CDS encoding hemerythrin domain-containing protein — protein MTEHDEFAACVVPFARRWHVIHELDLARLIAAHARVRDVCDRLEACADALPRRLSDAETDVVCRDLRAVFVSYPRDEDSLIDALFARGLGDPLTAAVVARITARHVSDAIQADDILAALSGVSTPCAEAFGYMLRSFFDGCRQAIDFTQLAILTLGAGRLTRGARDMLVRGLCERSAV, from the coding sequence ATGACCGAGCATGACGAGTTTGCCGCGTGCGTCGTGCCGTTTGCGCGGCGCTGGCATGTCATCCACGAACTCGATCTGGCGCGGTTGATCGCGGCCCACGCCCGGGTTCGCGACGTATGCGATCGGCTGGAGGCGTGCGCCGATGCGTTGCCCCGCCGGTTGTCCGATGCCGAAACCGACGTGGTCTGTCGTGACCTGCGCGCCGTCTTCGTCAGCTACCCGCGCGACGAAGATTCACTGATCGATGCGCTGTTCGCGCGTGGTTTGGGCGATCCGCTAACCGCCGCAGTCGTGGCGCGGATAACGGCGCGTCATGTGAGCGATGCAATCCAGGCCGACGACATTCTTGCCGCCCTGTCCGGCGTCTCGACGCCGTGCGCGGAGGCGTTCGGGTACATGTTGCGGAGTTTCTTCGACGGGTGCCGGCAGGCGATCGACTTCACGCAGCTCGCGATCCTGACGCTCGGCGCTGGGCGGCTTACGCGTGGCGCGCGGGATATGCTGGTACGCGGGCTTTGCGAGCGTAGCGCGGTTTAG
- the cydB gene encoding cytochrome d ubiquinol oxidase subunit II encodes MFDYETLRLIWWALMGILLIGFALTDGFDLGVAALLPFVGRTDAERRMVINSIGPTWEGNQVWFILAGGAIFAAWPFVYAISFSGFYLAMFLVLAALILRPVGFKYRSKRPDPAWRSRWDWALFVGGFVPALVFGVAVGNVLSGAPFRLDSDLRAFFDGSFLGLFTPFTLVCGLLSVAMLVLHGSAWLAIKIERGPVHDRARKFGTVAGLASLALFAIGWAFVAYGDIGYRIVGAIDPSGPSNPLRTTSELARGGWLANYVLYPWMMIAPAFGFGGAALALFGIRRGSEGAAFAGSSASALGIIATVGLSMFPFILPSSIDPHSSLTVWNASSSAKTLGIMLFVTVVLLPIVVAYTAWAYKVMFGRVTTQEVATNPDFY; translated from the coding sequence ATGTTCGATTATGAAACGCTGCGTCTGATCTGGTGGGCGCTGATGGGAATCCTGCTGATCGGCTTCGCGCTGACCGACGGCTTCGATCTCGGCGTCGCGGCACTGCTCCCGTTCGTCGGGCGCACCGATGCCGAGCGGCGGATGGTGATCAATTCGATCGGCCCGACCTGGGAAGGCAACCAGGTGTGGTTCATCCTCGCGGGCGGCGCGATCTTCGCGGCGTGGCCGTTCGTCTATGCGATCAGCTTCTCGGGCTTCTACCTCGCGATGTTCCTCGTCCTGGCGGCGCTGATCCTGCGACCGGTGGGGTTCAAATACCGGTCGAAGCGGCCGGACCCCGCCTGGCGGTCGCGCTGGGACTGGGCGCTGTTCGTCGGCGGGTTCGTGCCCGCGCTCGTGTTTGGCGTCGCGGTCGGCAACGTCCTGTCGGGTGCGCCCTTCCGCCTCGACAGCGATCTGCGTGCGTTCTTCGACGGCAGCTTCCTCGGGCTGTTCACGCCGTTCACGCTCGTCTGTGGCCTGTTGTCGGTCGCGATGCTCGTGCTTCACGGCAGCGCGTGGCTGGCGATCAAGATAGAGCGCGGCCCGGTGCACGATCGCGCGCGCAAGTTCGGCACGGTAGCCGGCCTCGCGTCGCTCGCGCTGTTCGCGATCGGCTGGGCGTTCGTGGCCTATGGCGACATCGGCTACCGCATTGTCGGCGCGATCGATCCCTCGGGGCCATCCAATCCCTTGCGTACCACCAGCGAACTCGCGCGCGGCGGCTGGCTCGCCAATTACGTCCTGTATCCGTGGATGATGATCGCCCCCGCATTCGGGTTCGGTGGCGCGGCACTCGCCCTCTTCGGGATCCGGCGCGGATCGGAAGGCGCCGCTTTCGCCGGATCCTCGGCGTCGGCGCTCGGCATCATCGCGACCGTAGGGCTCTCGATGTTCCCGTTCATCCTGCCGTCGAGCATCGACCCGCACTCGAGTCTCACGGTCTGGAATGCATCGTCGAGCGCCAAGACGCTCGGTATCATGCTGTTCGTCACCGTCGTGCTGTTGCCGATCGTCGTCGCCTACACGGCTTGGGCGTACAAGGTGATGTTCGGCCGCGTGACCACGCAGGAGGTCGCGACCAACCCCGATTTCTACTGA
- a CDS encoding ABC transporter ATP-binding protein/permease: protein MSSIVKDRARVSRAYLNTIVADGGGVRLSTSLLLLDTVAAIGFAAGLAGGVVAVPQGIEAMLPWVMLAGVSAIGRGASAMLAAHVGASGAYRAKTRLRQRIVDAALHRAPGSEATTGTLMSAAVDEVDAVDGYVARFLPARMAASAAPLIVLAATAIASPIAAAILVATFFPFLAAMILAGGAAADASRRQFVALARLSGLFADRIGALPIVLAFRAEAREAAALGDASEDLARRTMRVLRVAFLSSGALEFFAALSVAVVAVYAGFNLLGLLPFPVPEKLDLGRAFFVLALAPEFYAPMRRLAAAYHDRQAAETAAERLADVEQAKAVPPPVVPIWSCAAPTIRFESVAIRYDGQDRAAVSDVSFEAQPGMIVALVGPSGSGKSSVLHLLLGLAPLSEGRVTIGTLSPLPEREGSGVGRLPYDRTVVTRAGLPTPNPSLLGRGEEAVLGLAQIGSIAPIAAWMGQSPLILPGTIGSNIALADPTASAERIAEVARTAGLSPMLLARGGLGAVIDVRGSGLSGGERRRIALARALLKPAPVLLLDEPTAHLDAASEVQLIAAIARACVGRTTIIATHSARLAAIADVVIDLGERA, encoded by the coding sequence ATGAGTAGTATTGTCAAGGACCGCGCGCGCGTCTCTCGCGCCTATCTGAACACGATCGTTGCGGACGGCGGCGGGGTTCGGCTTTCGACCAGCTTGCTGTTGCTCGATACGGTTGCGGCGATCGGTTTCGCGGCCGGGCTGGCCGGCGGAGTGGTCGCGGTTCCGCAGGGTATCGAGGCGATGTTGCCTTGGGTGATGCTCGCCGGCGTATCGGCGATCGGGCGCGGTGCGTCCGCGATGTTGGCGGCCCACGTCGGCGCAAGCGGGGCATACCGGGCGAAGACGCGGTTGCGGCAACGAATCGTGGACGCCGCGCTTCACCGCGCACCGGGATCGGAGGCCACGACCGGCACGCTGATGAGCGCCGCGGTGGACGAGGTCGATGCGGTCGACGGCTATGTCGCGCGCTTCCTACCCGCGCGGATGGCGGCGTCGGCCGCGCCGCTGATCGTGCTCGCCGCTACCGCCATCGCCAGCCCAATCGCGGCGGCGATCCTGGTGGCGACGTTCTTTCCGTTTTTGGCGGCGATGATCCTCGCAGGCGGCGCGGCGGCGGATGCATCACGCCGTCAGTTCGTCGCGCTGGCCCGGTTGTCGGGACTGTTCGCGGACCGGATCGGGGCGTTGCCGATCGTGCTGGCCTTTCGCGCGGAGGCGCGCGAGGCTGCTGCGCTCGGCGATGCTTCGGAGGACCTTGCAAGGCGCACGATGCGCGTGCTCCGCGTCGCGTTCCTGTCGTCGGGGGCGCTGGAGTTCTTCGCTGCGCTATCGGTTGCGGTGGTCGCGGTATATGCCGGTTTCAATCTGCTGGGCCTGTTGCCGTTTCCGGTGCCCGAAAAACTCGATCTTGGTCGTGCGTTCTTCGTGCTGGCGCTGGCCCCCGAATTCTACGCGCCGATGCGGCGGCTGGCGGCGGCGTATCACGATCGGCAAGCTGCGGAGACGGCGGCCGAACGACTGGCGGACGTCGAGCAGGCCAAGGCCGTGCCTCCGCCGGTCGTGCCCATCTGGTCCTGCGCGGCGCCGACGATCCGTTTCGAGTCCGTTGCGATCCGCTATGACGGCCAGGACCGCGCGGCGGTGTCCGACGTCTCATTCGAAGCCCAGCCGGGTATGATCGTCGCATTGGTCGGACCCTCCGGGAGCGGCAAGAGCAGCGTATTGCATCTGCTGCTCGGTCTGGCGCCCTTGTCCGAGGGACGTGTCACGATCGGCACTCTTTCCCCCCTCCCTGAAAGGGAGGGGTCGGGGGTGGGTCGGCTTCCGTATGATCGAACGGTAGTTACACGAGCTGGCCTACCCACCCCCAACCCCTCCCTTCTAGGAAGGGGGGAAGAGGCGGTGCTGGGGCTCGCACAGATCGGCAGCATCGCGCCGATCGCCGCGTGGATGGGGCAGTCGCCGCTAATCCTGCCGGGGACGATCGGTTCGAACATAGCACTCGCCGACCCGACCGCATCGGCCGAGCGGATCGCCGAGGTGGCGCGTACCGCCGGGCTGTCGCCTATGCTGCTCGCCCGCGGAGGGTTGGGCGCGGTGATCGATGTGCGTGGCAGTGGCTTGTCGGGGGGAGAACGACGCCGGATCGCGCTTGCCCGCGCACTGTTGAAGCCGGCGCCCGTGCTGTTGCTCGACGAGCCTACCGCGCATCTCGACGCTGCTTCCGAAGTGCAGCTGATTGCAGCAATCGCGCGTGCCTGTGTCGGGCGCACCACGATCATCGCCACGCACAGCGCACGGCTGGCCGCGATCGCCGACGTCGTCATCGACCTGGGGGAGCGGGCATGA
- a CDS encoding GNAT family N-acetyltransferase, which produces MVEFVSKRADAAETPSAVSWSADLTARSGYVFYVRPASPADEPALGEFFEHVDKEDLRFRFLSAIHKVGHDQLRALVTVDHEHTENFLAFDPATNRIVATAMLAADESLTRAEVAIAIRTDFKRRGISWTLLDHVAAFARAKGIATLESIESRDNHQAIDLERERGWIASACPGDPASMMLRMTLSA; this is translated from the coding sequence ATGGTAGAATTCGTGAGCAAGCGGGCGGACGCCGCGGAAACACCATCGGCCGTGTCGTGGAGCGCGGATCTGACGGCGCGCAGCGGCTATGTCTTCTACGTCCGCCCCGCGTCACCCGCCGACGAACCCGCACTGGGAGAATTCTTCGAGCATGTCGACAAGGAGGACCTCCGGTTCCGCTTCCTCAGCGCGATCCACAAGGTCGGCCACGACCAGCTTCGCGCGCTGGTCACGGTCGATCACGAGCATACCGAGAATTTCCTCGCCTTCGATCCCGCCACCAACCGGATCGTCGCGACCGCGATGCTGGCGGCCGACGAGAGCCTTACCCGCGCCGAAGTCGCCATCGCGATCCGCACCGACTTCAAACGCCGCGGGATCAGCTGGACCCTGCTCGATCACGTCGCCGCGTTCGCCCGTGCGAAGGGTATCGCGACGCTCGAATCGATCGAGAGCCGCGATAACCACCAGGCGATCGATCTCGAACGCGAACGCGGCTGGATCGCGTCCGCCTGTCCGGGCGATCCGGCTTCGATGATGTTGCGGATGACGCTGTCAGCCTGA
- the cydX gene encoding cytochrome bd-I oxidase subunit CydX, translated as MWYFTWVLGLGLAVGFGILNGIWHEFHLPIEDDADAPANS; from the coding sequence ATGTGGTATTTCACCTGGGTCCTCGGCCTCGGACTCGCCGTCGGCTTCGGCATCCTCAACGGCATCTGGCACGAGTTCCATCTCCCGATCGAGGACGATGCCGACGCGCCTGCAAACTCGTAA
- a CDS encoding cation-translocating P-type ATPase, producing MIAERPIDQLRDQRTTPRPWHATSPARVMALLDTSATGLSPKDAAERLIHDGPNELAPPPSPSTLLLFARQFNSPLIYLLIAAAAISLGLGHRTDAGFIGVVLLVNAAIGTVQESKAADSLAALGRMIGQTATVRRGGAVSVVDARAIVVGDVVALESGMAVPADIRLSSSSALRVDQSTFTGESVAVAKDQTALLPAATPPGERTTMVLAGTMIEQGRGTGVVVATGADTALGAIDASLRTAKATPPPLVIRLDRLARQISIATIALIIPFAFVLLMQGRPGDQILLLAVALAVSAIPEGLSIAVTVALAAGTRRMAARKVIVRSLPAVEGLGACTIIASDKTGTLTRNILSVEKILLADGRGFASADWPADSLAEMRRAAALCNEASIGPDGTPVGDSVDVALLRFAGEGGEDLAALHAVVRTGALPYEPVRKFSTVAVAEGQGVRVFAKGAPEIIRQMCRTIDPAAFAAALAMAGEGYRVIAVAASDGATTTDPTAPTDLVLLGWIGLIDPVRPEVPAAIARCAEAGIGVRMVTGDHPGTALTIARGLGLDVAAEQVVTGTQMTELVGQPEQLAALVLGGRVFARIEPVQKLEIVRILAASGELVAVTGDGVNDAPALQSAHIGVAMGVAGTDVARGAADLVLADDNFASIVAGVEEGRVTYANVRRIVIILLATGVAEIGMFIGAVVLGLPMPLTAVQLLWLNLVTNGAQDVMLGFGRGEGDELRQPPRPPSAPILDQSAIALMIPPALLMTGLALYLVAQMRGEDRSLAEIQNAVLLMTVLFQNVYVLCMRSERRSIFREPLLSNAWLLLGVGVALVLQATAMLWPPLGGVLGTSPVSAATLRFCAAAVVGTIVVTEATKFAVGLWQRRR from the coding sequence ATGATCGCCGAGCGCCCGATCGACCAGCTGCGCGACCAGCGTACCACCCCGCGACCATGGCATGCCACGTCTCCGGCGCGCGTGATGGCGCTGCTCGATACCAGCGCGACCGGCCTGAGCCCGAAGGATGCCGCCGAACGCCTGATCCATGACGGTCCGAACGAACTCGCGCCACCGCCGTCGCCCTCGACGCTGCTGCTGTTCGCGCGGCAGTTCAACAGTCCGTTGATCTACCTGCTGATCGCCGCGGCGGCGATCTCGCTCGGGCTCGGCCACCGCACCGATGCGGGGTTCATCGGTGTCGTCCTGCTCGTCAACGCGGCGATCGGCACGGTGCAGGAGAGCAAGGCGGCGGACAGCCTCGCCGCGCTCGGCCGGATGATCGGCCAGACCGCGACCGTCCGGCGCGGCGGAGCGGTATCGGTGGTCGACGCGCGCGCGATCGTCGTCGGCGATGTCGTCGCGCTGGAGAGCGGCATGGCCGTGCCCGCCGATATCCGTCTCTCGTCGAGCAGCGCTCTGCGCGTCGACCAGTCGACCTTCACTGGTGAATCCGTGGCGGTCGCGAAGGATCAGACGGCGCTGCTGCCCGCCGCCACGCCGCCGGGCGAGCGGACGACGATGGTGCTGGCGGGCACGATGATCGAGCAGGGGCGGGGTACCGGCGTCGTCGTCGCGACCGGGGCCGATACCGCGCTGGGGGCGATCGACGCGTCGTTGCGGACCGCTAAAGCGACGCCGCCACCGCTCGTAATCCGGCTCGACCGGCTGGCGCGGCAGATCAGCATCGCGACGATCGCGCTGATCATCCCGTTCGCGTTCGTTTTGTTGATGCAGGGGCGGCCGGGCGACCAGATCCTGTTGCTCGCGGTCGCGCTCGCGGTCTCGGCGATCCCTGAAGGCCTGTCGATCGCGGTGACGGTCGCGCTGGCGGCGGGGACCCGGCGGATGGCGGCGCGGAAGGTGATCGTCCGCTCGCTGCCCGCGGTCGAGGGGCTGGGCGCGTGCACGATCATCGCCAGCGACAAGACGGGGACGCTGACGCGAAATATCCTCTCGGTGGAGAAGATACTGCTCGCCGACGGACGGGGTTTCGCGAGCGCAGACTGGCCGGCTGACAGTCTGGCCGAGATGCGCCGCGCCGCTGCGCTCTGCAACGAGGCATCGATCGGACCCGACGGTACGCCCGTTGGGGATTCGGTCGACGTCGCGTTGCTGCGGTTCGCGGGCGAGGGCGGTGAGGATCTGGCCGCGCTGCATGCGGTCGTGCGGACCGGGGCGCTGCCTTACGAACCGGTCCGTAAATTCTCGACCGTCGCGGTGGCGGAGGGGCAGGGCGTCCGCGTGTTTGCCAAGGGTGCGCCCGAGATCATTCGGCAGATGTGCCGTACGATCGACCCTGCCGCGTTCGCCGCTGCCTTGGCGATGGCCGGTGAAGGCTATCGCGTGATCGCAGTCGCTGCATCGGATGGTGCGACGACCACTGATCCGACGGCACCGACCGATCTCGTCCTGCTCGGCTGGATCGGGCTGATCGACCCGGTTCGCCCCGAAGTCCCGGCGGCGATCGCGCGCTGTGCCGAGGCGGGGATCGGCGTGCGGATGGTCACCGGCGACCATCCCGGCACCGCCCTGACGATCGCCCGCGGGCTCGGGCTCGACGTCGCGGCGGAGCAGGTCGTCACCGGCACGCAGATGACCGAGCTCGTGGGCCAACCCGAGCAACTCGCCGCGCTGGTGCTAGGCGGCCGCGTGTTCGCGCGGATCGAACCGGTGCAGAAGCTCGAGATCGTCCGCATCCTCGCCGCCAGCGGTGAACTGGTTGCGGTCACCGGCGATGGAGTCAACGACGCGCCCGCGCTGCAGTCCGCGCATATCGGCGTGGCGATGGGCGTCGCCGGCACCGACGTCGCGCGCGGCGCCGCCGACCTCGTGCTGGCCGACGACAATTTCGCGTCGATCGTAGCCGGCGTCGAAGAGGGCCGCGTGACCTATGCCAACGTCCGTCGGATCGTCATCATCCTGCTCGCCACCGGGGTTGCCGAGATCGGCATGTTCATCGGCGCCGTCGTGCTCGGGCTGCCGATGCCACTGACCGCGGTGCAACTGTTGTGGCTCAATCTCGTCACCAATGGCGCGCAGGACGTGATGCTCGGCTTCGGCCGGGGCGAGGGCGACGAACTGCGCCAGCCGCCACGTCCGCCGAGCGCACCGATCCTCGACCAGAGCGCGATCGCGCTGATGATCCCGCCGGCGCTGTTGATGACCGGGCTCGCGCTGTATCTCGTGGCGCAAATGCGCGGCGAGGACCGTTCGCTCGCGGAGATCCAGAACGCGGTGCTGCTGATGACCGTGCTGTTCCAGAACGTCTACGTATTGTGCATGCGCAGCGAGCGCCGTTCGATCTTCCGCGAACCGCTGTTGTCGAACGCGTGGTTGCTGCTCGGCGTCGGCGTCGCGCTGGTGTTGCAGGCGACCGCGATGCTGTGGCCGCCGCTCGGCGGGGTGCTCGGCACCTCGCCGGTATCGGCTGCGACATTGCGGTTCTGCGCCGCTGCGGTGGTCGGGACGATAGTCGTCACCGAAGCGACCAAATTTGCGGTCGGACTGTGGCAGCGACGTCGATGA
- a CDS encoding Crp/Fnr family transcriptional regulator, whose product MAHHDICADCAVRDQALCSSLSDVELNTLNTLGRRRKIARGQTLIWAGDESIICANLLSGVLKLVAATPDGREQIVGLLYPADFVGQPYAGQADFTITAMTESELCIFPRDAFERVLEDHARMERLLLQRTLAALAVARTRILSLARQSAQEKIAGFLLDMALRASSTGCRATPDGPMTFDLPLTRGQIADVLGLTIETVSRQMTRLKTAGVIALPGGRAITISDPDALQGRAEAA is encoded by the coding sequence ATGGCTCACCACGACATCTGCGCGGACTGCGCGGTCCGCGACCAGGCGCTTTGCAGTAGCCTCAGCGACGTCGAGCTGAACACGCTCAATACGCTCGGACGCCGCCGCAAGATCGCGCGCGGCCAGACGCTGATCTGGGCCGGCGATGAGAGCATCATCTGCGCGAACTTGCTGTCGGGCGTGCTGAAACTGGTGGCGGCGACACCCGATGGTCGCGAGCAGATCGTCGGGTTGCTGTATCCTGCCGATTTCGTCGGCCAGCCCTATGCCGGCCAAGCCGACTTCACGATCACCGCAATGACCGAGTCCGAATTGTGTATCTTCCCACGCGACGCGTTCGAACGCGTGCTGGAGGATCATGCGCGGATGGAGCGCCTGTTGCTGCAGCGGACGCTCGCAGCGCTCGCCGTCGCGCGCACGCGGATTTTGTCGCTCGCGCGCCAATCCGCGCAGGAGAAGATCGCCGGCTTCCTGCTCGACATGGCGTTGCGCGCCAGTTCGACGGGATGTCGGGCGACGCCCGACGGGCCGATGACGTTCGACCTTCCACTCACCCGCGGCCAGATCGCCGACGTGCTGGGGCTGACGATAGAGACGGTCAGCCGCCAGATGACCCGGCTCAAGACCGCTGGCGTAATCGCCCTCCCCGGCGGCCGCGCGATCACGATCTCCGATCCCGATGCGCTCCAAGGTCGCGCCGAGGCTGCCTAA